The window tttttcttcatcctCTTCCGCATTTTCTTCTTCACCTTTTGCGTGCTCCTTTACGCGGTTTTTACCCCCACTCATCTGTTCTCTGCTCCtttcttttccttcttttttttttttttccttttggtAATCTTGCTCCTCTTGTTCCTCTTCCTCCTCATCATTCTTACTGCTTACCCCGTCGTAactatctctttttttttttttcctttttttttcatactcTCTTTTGCCATCGTGTTTTCCCCTTACTGTGCTATGGGAATCACTCCGTGCATAGCTGTAGtgatgttttttctttttttttccttccttATCCAAGTCCTTTTCTGCTCTTTCTTCTTCTCCTCTTTCTGTTCCcctttcttcttcttcttcttcttcttcttcttcttcttcttcttcttctctTACTCCTTTTCCAATTTTCCCCCTTTTGTAGTATTTTTCCCGTTCTGCTGAGCTACTACCACTGGAGTAGTTGTCACTACAATGAGCCCCTTTTTTGTTGtgttttactttattattatttttttcttcttcctctacctcctctttttctttccctTCGCACTTATGTGCATACCTCTTTTCATCCATCTCTTCCATGTTACGTCTTTTCcctctttcatttttttggtACTCATACTTATCCCcctgaaattttttttttgttgggGATTCTACATGTTTTGAACTAATTGATGATAAATCATATGACTTGTTATGCTTGTTATCATTTGCATAAACGTTCTTGTATTCCTCATCACTACAATGGTTATATTCTTtcactttcatttttttatgattttcttttaagctattttttctctctttaattattttctctttGTAATATTCACTGTCCCTCTTCCTATAACTTTTCTCCTcttgataatttttatactttctCATATCTTCATcatctatttctttttctctctCACTTTTGTCATAGCttctttctcttctttttttttttctgctacTATTGTCCTTCTCTTTTGCTTTATAGTAATACTCATCGGAATGCTTCCCCATATTTATCGGACTCTTAAACGATAACATTACtgtttttcaaatttaaaaataaaaacaaattctGCAATTCTGCAATTCTGCAATTCTGAAATTCTTCAATTCTGCAATTCTGAAATTCTTCAATTCTTCAATTCTGCAATTCTGCAATTCTTCAATTCTGCAATTCTGAAATTCTTCAATTCTGCATTCCACCGTTCGAAAAAGATTTATATCAGTGCAGCTAATACGGGCAGGTTTTTGTCGCACTTAAGTGTACATGTTTGCacgcacatatatgtacttgtTTGTCGCACTTGCGTGTACATGTTTGTATGTACCTATTTGCACGCGAGTATTTAAGTATACATTTGTACTTTTATAGTGCAAAACTAAAATAAAGCATCAACATTCATAACAAGCAAACgaggaaaaatgaaaaaaaaaaaaaaaaattaacgtcaaaaagaaaaaggggAATAAATAcaagcaattttttttgttatatttgtCACAcacatttcatttttttagcGAATTTTAGCAAATTCGAAATGAAATTTTGTGCAAGGTAAAACactaaaaaagaaaaaaaaataataaaaaaaataaaattaaaagtaaaattaaataaaattaaatgaaatgaaatgaaattaaatgaaagaaaagaaaataaaagaatataagtaaaaataaaaaataaattaaaaatggatgttgtgctatatatatacatatatatatatatatatatatatatacatacgtatgaAGAACGTTTTAAATAATTCCCTGACGGACATACTAATTCCGGAGTTCGTTAATTTtgctaaaaaaaattttacttggtattaaaataataaaaaggaggaaaaaatagaataatacaGTAACATAGCAGAACAACAACATAACAACATAATACCATAATAATAGTACGTTCTCATAATTTACGTAGATAATACGaatgtttatatacataatgttAACAGTTGTATATCACGCTGTACAAGTATGATGTAGCAAACCTTGTAAGTACAATGTGGGTTCTTACAGTAAGAAATAGAAGGAAAGGCGTGATACAACAGATGTATGTGAGTTCATACTCATGGCAGTAATGCAGTATATATACTAcattagtatatttttaaaaaaatatcattttgATGTAagatattttcattttttacatttaatgtGCCGAAGTGCTACATTTATCAAGTGCTGTACTATTTTTCATTCCGTTTTCCCTTTTTCCCTTTCTCCCTTTCTCTTGGTTTCCCCCCCCCCAATATACCTGCATTCACGTTTGCCATAGTAGGAGCGTGGTTCATTGGTCATAGTAATATAACGATGTTGGTAAGAAGGAAAAGAAGAGCAAACTTCGTTAAAGTAGCAGCCTATATGTGTTAACAATTTagaatgataataatgaatgGACCTTTTTGTTTTCTATATTTCCGCAAAAAAGGGAGAAAAATGAAAGCAGGAAGGGACTGCGTTTGAGCAGTACacgtatattatatgtatatatgtgcgcacatatatataaatattttacgtacacatatatgtgtgtgtttACCACAGAGTTATCTTTACAAAACGAAAATCAATAAAGCTTGTTTGTATcagttaaaaatttaaaagaaggATGAAACAAggaacaaattaaaaataaataaattttacacaaaaaataaaataaaaaatctgTCATCTCTGTTTCATATAATCATAATAgttcattaattaaaattaaaaagaaataataaagcaGGATAAACGGACATAACTGAAGGGGGGCAACAAATAAAGGTTTATTACGGGTTAATTATTTAACGGGTGCGTAAAAACGCACATACCCCTTTCCGCGCGTTCGGTGAagtgcatatgtacatatatatatttgcgcatacatatatttgtgtacatatatgccgATTCTAAAATTTCCGGGAAAAATTAAACGCGTGGTTAAATGATGTGCAATAAGGCAGAGATATTCTTAActtgttttaaataaaattaataaatttaataaaattaataaatttaataaaattaataaaattaataaaatttaaaaaaaaaataaaacagttTCTCCTTGCACTTTCAGAGGTTTGTCTATTTTGTACTCACTTTGTTCAGCTcactattttaaaaatcttTATGTTTTGTTTCTGTTGTTAAAATTTTCCTCCTAACAATAATTTCTGTaactcaaaaaaaattagcattTGTTAAAATTCCAAACTTGAAGAGCGGCTTTTGTTAtgcttttcctttttccttatGTAATCATTCtctcttttttcctttttttttttttttttttatcgtcttttttacttctgacctttacttttttgcaatttttacTGTCTTCACTACTACGACTATCTTTTACgttatgtttatgttttttactctcataatattttttgtgtttcTTCTCCTTCTtctctttcctttttttacgAATTTCCCATTCTCTATGTTTGCCATCACTGTCGATGTAGCTGTCGCTACTCTGCTTGAGTTTCTTACGTTTACGTTCGTCGTGtttgctttttctttttttgtgtttCTTTTTGCTCCTTCGATGGTGGACGTTACCATGGCTTCTTTTGCTTCCGCTTCCGCTTCCACTTCCACTTCCACTTCCACTTCCGCTTTCACTTCCACTGTCAACTTCACTTTCGCTGCTTATAAGACCCAAATTTCTTCTTTCCTTTAAATCGTCTTCCTCATTTTCCTTTATATCCTTCTGAAAATTATGTTTCTCCAAGTTAAGAAAATTCCTGCACTGGTAAGGTAAATGACCAACATAATTGCAAAGTGTGCAGGCTCCAGGTATGGTACTGGAAACATTACCAGTTAGCCTTGCCAAGTTAAATAAGTTTTTTgccttttcatttatttcttcattttttatttctttcttgttatttaattcttCAATAGAAGCATACGGATCATAACCAACAGAATTTTTCCAAATTTCGGACGTTTTTAAGGAAGCTGAAACAGGAAGTCTGTTATCAGCGGGCATTCTAACTCTTCCTGACTTGCTaggcattttttttttttttttttttttccttaactGGTCATAAATTTCATATGGTTATGTATGTGCGTATgagtgtgtatgtatgtgtatgtatgtgtatgtatatgtgtatgcatatgtgtatgtatatgtgtatgcatatgtgtatgcatatgtgtatgtatatgtatgtttgcaCTTATGCTGCGCATTATGAGAATGGATGGTAGAGGTAAGCCCAAACGTATGtaaattacatatttgtaaaaaggggatgacaaaaaataaaatcagaAAAATACTAAATCTCAATACAGAgggaaaataaatagaaaataaatataaaataaatagaaaataaataaataaaaaaacaagaaacaaaaatatataaataaattcgtaaaaaaaaaaaaaaataaacgaaaatatataaataaataggtaaaaataatatcaaaCCCCCATTAagagagagaaaaaaaaaaaattatactaaaaTACTGAAATAATACAATACTAAAATACTGAAATAATACAATACTAAAATACTGAAATAATACAATACTAAAATACTGAAATAATACAATACTAAAATACTGAAATAATACAATACTAAAATACTGAAATAATACAATACTAAAATGCTAAAATACCACAGTACCACGATACcacaatatataaatgcatacataacATAAATACTCCTAACAAAATTTCGCCCGTATGTaggataaaaatttatttcccgaaaaaaattaattcctCCTGAAGAAATtactactttttattttaactttcCATCTTCAACTGTGTAAGAACAGTAACTTGTATGTTCTTCGTTTTAGTACTTCAAGATTTTCGCtttcaaatttttctttttccacAGCAAAAAGGAAGCTGTTTTCCCTTATCATTCCATCCAAAATTTCTTAGTttcgtatatattttttttcaacaaaatgcatatatacaactCTTGTGGAAATGTTCTCTTCATCATCAGTATTTCAATTAGCTGtacaaaattttgttaatataaagGTCACGTATGCCAATTATTGCCAGCatgattatataaacatatatatacatataaatatacttatatatgtaacaaaGGTAACACTACTAGATAGCTTAAATTTCTTTGGCCTCCAAAAAGAGTATTCGGTTGGGTATTTTACGGAAGgtttacaatatatacatgcatacataaatacatacacatatatatacacgtatatacgtgtaaaagaaaaaattgtttgcgaattaatggaaaatttaaagtaaaaataaaataaatgaattacGCACAattaagcaaaatataaCAGAATAGGGCAAAACTGAATGAAATAAAACgattttttttcgtattattttttatgctaTTTTCAGTAATATACTTGCTCATATGTACAATGAAAGTGCATAGAAGAAAATGcacccaaaaaaaaaaaaaaaaaaaaattttgatttcACCACTTTTGATaaagacatatatatactacataTTATGCTGGTTTTAACTCGaagttaaaaaagaaaaaaaaaaaaaattaaaacaattgAGAAACAGGTTGAATTACTGCCTTTTCACGTTTAGCAGAAACAGTTCTGCATTTTTTGGTGTCCCtcctaaaattattattattctattgtgcattcgtttttttttgttttaacttttttgtaGCTCATATTTACAACACCATTATGAAACCCATTTTGCCGCTTTTCTTTCAACTCCTTTTTCTGCTCATTTGTACTAATTTTTGCTCATTTGTACTAATTTTTGATCATTTGTACTAATTTCTACTCGTTTGTACTAATTTCTGCTCATTTGTACTAATTTCTGCTCATTTGTACTAATTTCTGCTCATTTGTAATCATTTCTACTCGTTTGTACTAATTTTTACTCATTTGTAATCATTTCTGCTCATTTGTACTAATTCCTACTCATTTGTACTAATTCCTACTCATTTGTACTAATTTCTgctcatttttatcatttctcGCTTTGAGGAGCTTTTTCCAGGGTTTTGCACGCTTTGACAAAGCTCCGTCTAGCTTCTGCCTTTTCTAGAACTTTCCATTTTCTTCATCTCAGTTGTACTCTTTAACTCACAGGGGGAAGGGTGATTCCCGTTTTTACAGAAAAGTTTTATCCGTTTTAATacgaatataaaaattaaaaagaagaaaaaaaaaaaaaaaaaaaaaaaaaatatatcatatattttctatattccTGGTACAGTCATACAcgtaaaaagaaatacatatatatatatatatgtatatgtatatgtatatatatatgtatatatatatgtatatgtatatgtatatgtatatgtatatgtatatgtatatgtatatgtatatgtatatgtatatatgcttgTGGATGGGTAAACGTACCTGTGTTGACACATTCATGTAAGCGTATAAGACATATCAAGCAAAGTATgaacaaagaaaataatgaCACGAACGaagtacataaatacatttttagcTTTTGCCCTAAGGTGAGTTCGGGGTTAGACCACTATGCGTGCGTCGGTAATTTTAAGAACAAACCAGCAGCTTATTGTTGGGGAGGAAATACAAGCAACCAGTTAGGTATAGGGATACACACTCGATATTGTAATAAGCCTACAGTTGTAAAATtctttgaaaattttatagtgTCTTCTATATGTTGTACTAATTATACAACCTTCGTTTTagtaaaaaacaatataagtGACAATGGGTGTTCTATTTACTCTTTTGGAAAGGGAAATAATGGACTACTaggttataaaaaaaaaaagagtctACTGAAGAGTACTAATATAGCGatagaagaagaaaaagaaaataaaaaaaaaaaaaaattaaacaaaataaataataaagtcAATAAAGCACTTCTTAGTGCATTTGGGGTTAACACGAAAAGAGAAACCTCCTCTTCGTC of the Plasmodium malariae genome assembly, chromosome: 6 genome contains:
- the PmUG01_06016300 gene encoding conserved Plasmodium protein, unknown function, coding for MPSKSGRVRMPADNRLPVSASLKTSEIWKNSVGYDPYASIEELNNKKEIKNEEINEKAKNLFNLARLTGNVSSTIPGACTLCNYVGHLPYQCRNFLNLEKHNFQKDIKENEEDDLKERRNLGLISSESEVDSGSESGSGSGSGSGSGSGSKRSHGNVHHRRSKKKHKKRKSKHDERKRKKLKQSSDSYIDSDGKHREWEIRKKRKEKKEKKHKKYYESKKHKHNVKDSRSSEDSKNCKKVKVRSKKDDKKKKKKRKKERMIT